The following coding sequences lie in one Lolium perenne isolate Kyuss_39 chromosome 2, Kyuss_2.0, whole genome shotgun sequence genomic window:
- the LOC127322830 gene encoding uncharacterized protein — MADQRKPTTPATGNVPTTTDKASARPPPPSHTLMIKAMPENTLKPFSARDSNSIGKEVAVLSKTSDQAIPGQRSGKELYKELGTAEERKAIVIDLSMARNTSRGRFLAVGVFLSVLAITSRSLIDSMKRVWKIRGHIDTLQLADRRFILEFSEKGDFLHVVKGGPWRYQQDAVLVQPLLDGQDPETVQFLSVPIWVQFRKIPFYLLSKALAKDLGSRVGEFICIDKNARGDICDKLIRARVHLPLNQALRRWVPLLDGVTREEVIANVHYERLPSFCFLCGFIGHRDAECR; from the coding sequence ATGGCCGATCAAAGGAAACCAACCACCCCTGCCACTGGAAACGTTCCCACCACCACTGACAAGGCTTCTGCTAGACCACCACCACCTAGCCACACCCTCATGATCAAGGCTATGCCAGAAAACACCCTAAAACCCTTCTCTGCTAGAGATAGCAACAGCATCGGCAAAGAGGTTGCGGTGCTTTCCAAGACCTCCGACCAGGCTATCCCTGGGCAGAGGAGCGGGAAGGAGCTGTACAAGGAACTCGGCACTGCTGAAGAGAGGAAGGCAATCGTCATCGACCTGTCCATGGCTAGGAACACCTCTCGGGGTCGGTTCCTAGCTGTGGGCGTCTTCCTCTCTGTGCTCGCCATCACCTCGAGGAGCCTCATCGACTCAATGAAGAGGGTGTGGAAGATCCGTGGCCACATCGACACTCTCCAGCTGGCTGACAGGAGGTTCATCCTTGAATTCTCGGAGAAAGGCGACTTCCTCCACGTCGTCAAGGGAGGCCCGTGGAGGTATCAGCAGGACGCTGTTCTGGTACAGCCTTTGCTTGATGGCCAGGACCCTGAAACGGTACAGTTCCTTTCAGTTCCTATTTGGGTTCAGTTCAGAAAGATTCCTTTTTATCTGTTATCTAAGGCTCTAGCTAAAGATCTCGGGTCGAGGGTTGGTGAATTTATTTGTATTGACAAAAATGCTAGAGGAGATATTTGTGATAAGCTTATCAGGGCCCGTGTTCATCTGCCTCTTAACCAAGCCCTCCGAAGGTGGGTTCCTCTATTGGATGGTGTCACTAGGGAAGAAGTGATTGCCAATGTGCACTATGAGAGGCTCCCTTCATTCTGTTTTCTCTGTGGCTTCATTGGCCACAGGGACGCGGAATGCAGGTAG